The following is a genomic window from Hymenobacter sp. APR13.
TGTTGTACCATGCCGGGCCCGATGGCGTCGGCTTTCAGGTTATCTGCCACGTGAAGGCACACTTTGCTGAGGCCGGCCAGATCCACGCCAGCGGTGCGAGCCAATGTAGGCTGGCCCGCACCGGGCGCGGCTACTCCACGCTGCGGACGGAGGCAGCCCCCAGCGCTTCGCGGCGGATGGTAGTAGGCTTGCCGCTGTACTCGATGAGGCTGGCGCCGATGGCCTCGGCCCGCAGCTCATCCGTCACGTGCAGGCGCACCTTGGTGGCACCTACCGCGTCGATGTCGGCGCGGCGGGCGGTGAACTCGGCGGCGGCCACTTCGCAGGCGCCGGCGCCGTCTACTTTCAGCTCGTCGGCGCTGCCCTGCAGGGCGGCCTGGCAGCCGCCGGCCAGCTCCAGCTGCAGCTGCTGCAGCGTGCCGGTCAGGCGCAGCTTGCTGCCCCCAGCCTGCGTGACGCGAAGGTCTCCGGAATTGAAGCCGCTAACCTCGGCGTGGGTGCCGCCAACCAAACTCAGGTTGTTCAGCTCGGGCAGCTCAATGATGAGCAGCACTTGGTCCTGGTCGCCGCTGCGGGAATCGAACAGGTCGCGGTTGCGGGGGCTGATGGTCAGCTCGCGGCCGTCGCGGGTGACTTTCAGGTCGCGCAGGGTGCGGTCGTCGCCGGCGGCGCGCACGGTGTAGGTGCTGCCCTGCCGGATGATGGCCCGGTAGCCGCCCACGATGTTGACCTCGTTGAAGTCGGTTTCGTTGAAGCTCTCCCGCCCGGAGCCGTAGGCGTCCTCGTCGGCGTTGATGGACCGCACGCGGTCAAAGCTCAGTTTCACGTCGGAGTCGTCGCGGCCGTCGTTGTAGTCTTCGTCGTCGGAGTTGGAGGCGTCCTGCTCGCGCAGGTCATCGGCGGAGCAGCTGAGGCACTCCACCTTGTTGCCCTGCATGCGGAATACCTCGTTTTCGGGGCGCTGGGGCTCGCGGCCGTTCACGTAGTTGTCGGAATCAAGCCAGTCGGCAAACGTCTCGCTCATGCGGAAGGTGCGGCCGCGGGGCATTAGCAGGCGCAGGCGCATCTGCTGGTCGCGGAAGCGGGCGTTGGGCTGGTAGGTGAAGTGGTCGTCCACGCTCAGGGTCGAGTCGTTGAGGACGCGCACATTGTGGCTGGTGGAGGTGGCTGCCGTGCGGCGGGCCAGCGAATCGGTAGCGCCCTTGGCGGCGATGATGCGCTCCAGGCGCGGGGCCTGGGCACTGTCGATGCCTACTAGGTCGAGGTCCACCCACTTGTCGTTGTTGAGCTGCCGGCGCTCCAGCACCAGGCGAGGGCTGCTGAGGCGGTCGAGCGTGGTGGTCTGGGTGATTTCCTCTTCGCGCTGAAACTCGCGGCCCACCCGGATGCCGGCCACCGAGCTACCCACGATGCCCAGCAGCCACAAGCCCAGCAGCGTGAGCGACGCCGTGCGGCTCAGCACGGAGCGGCGCAGCAGCAGCCCCAGGCCCGACAGCATCAGGGCCAGCGCCGGAATGGCCGTGAGCAGGAAGAAGGAAAGCACGGCCCACACTGAAATGTCATTGAAGAGCAGGAAGGGCTGCAGCGGGCCGAAATCCAGGTTGTCGGAAGAGGAAATCAGCCCCAGGCCGATGCCCAGCGCAATAACCACGCTCAGCAGGATGGCAAAGCCGGTGAGGGCCATGATGCCGCCGGCCACCACCCGGATCAGCGAGCCAATGCCATTGATGACGGGCCGCACGTTGCTGAACGAGTCTTCCAGGAACGTGCCCACGGGCCGGTTGTTGACGGGGCTAGTCTCCGAACCGGCGGCGTAGGGGTTGTTGCGCAGGTTTTCATCCAGGGCCGAGAGCGTGACGGCGTCGCCGCGCATGCGGAGCTTGTCGGAGGCGGTTTTCGCCTCCGGCAAGAGAATCCACAGGATGATGTAGAGCCAGAAGCCCAGGCTGCCGGCAATGAGCAGCAGCAGGAAGGCAATGCGCACCACCACCACATCTACCCGCAGGTAAGCCGCCAGCCCGGCCGAAACCCCGCCGACCTTGCCGTTGTCGGTGTCGCGGTAGAGCTTCTTAAACGCCGGGTCGGTGTCGGGGTCGGTGGTGTCGTAGCGTTTGGGCAGCACCACCCACAGAATGATGTAGGCCAGCACCGTGATACCCGCTACCCGCTCGCCAAACTGGTTGAGGGGCGTATCGTCGAACGCTGCGGGCACGGCCAGCAGCAACACCAGCAGGGCAATCCGAATCCAGAGCGGGTTGGTGCCGAAGTAGTGCGCCAGCCCGGCTGCCACCCCAGCCACCTTGCGGTGAGCCATGTCGCGGTACATCTGCCGGGGCGCGGCCTGGGCGGTATCGGCGGTTTCGGGGCCGGACTTGGCGCGGCGGCCGGCACCGGCAGTGCCGTCGGCGTAGGTGCCCTGGGCCGAGCCGCTAGCTACGGCCTCGGCCAGCAGTTCTTCCTCTTCTTCGGCGTCGTCGGCGCTCTGAAAGTCGCTCACCCGGCCCATTTTGGCCGTCATGGCCTCCACGTCGTCCAGCGTGATGACCTGCTTGAGGCCGGAGAGGCGGGCGGCGAAGAGCTCGGCAATGCGGCCTTCGATGTCGGCCACAATTTCCTCGTGGCCGCGGTAGCCGCTGAAGTGGGCTTTCACTTCCGCCAGGTAGCGGCTAAGCACTTCGTAGCCATCCTCCTCAATGTGGAAGATCATGCCCTGAAGGTTGATGCTGATGTTCTTTTTCATCTCAGTGCTGCAACTAGTCAAGAAAAACGGGTTGGGGGCGGTGCGTTAGAGCAGCGCGTCAGGAGGAGAGGGCGCGTCCGGCGGGGCTACCGTGAGCGGGGCCGGCGTGGCGGCGGCCGGGGCGTGCGGTTTCTGACGGATGATGCGGATGGAGTCCTGGACTTCCTCCCAGGTCAGGCGCAGCTGGTGCAGAAACTCCTGGCCGTCGGGCGTGAGGGTGTAGTACTTGCGGGGTGGGCCGGAGGTGGATTCCTTCCAGGTGTAGTCCAGCAGGCCCGCGTTTTTGAGGCGCGTCAGCAGCGGGTAGAGCGTGCCTTCCACCACAATCATGCGGGCAGCAGTGAGCTCTTCGAGCATATCAGACGCATACACCTCCCCGCGGGCAATGATTTCCAGAATGCAGAACTCCAGGATGCCCTTCCGCATCTGCACTTGGGTGTTCTCGACTTTCATGGGCTGAGGCAGATATCGGTGAAGAATGAGACAAATATAACGGAAGGTACTATGCAACGCAAGGTACTGGTAGAAAATATTTTTCAGCAGCAGATTTCGGCCGAAAAAAAACGGTTTGACCGTCCGACGGGCGCCTGGCCGGGCTGGTGGCAGAGTCAGTGAAGGATCCCATATAATGGGCTATTGGCTGGCAGGGCGCTATTTGCCGCCAGCCGGGCCATTTGGGGAGGGCTGCGCCGACGGCCACGCCCGGAATCCGGGAAGGGTAGGGGTGCGTAAGTGCCGGAGAATCCGGCTGGTTGCGGGCAGTAGCCACGCGGAGCGGGGGCGGGTTTATCGAGCCCCCGAAGTCACGGCGCACTATTAGTTAGTAACTTGCGTTGTGAATCGGATTAGCCGTTTTTAGCTTGTTTTCTATGTCGCACATTTTCCGTATTGCTCCTGTAGTGCTGGGGGTTGGTGGGTTGCTGGCGCTGTCTTCGCAGCGGGCCGTTGCCCAGGACACCACGCCCAAGTACAGCAACGAATTCCTCAACATCGGTGTCGGGGGCCGCGCCCTGGGCATGGGCAAAGTGCAGGTCAGCCTGGCCAACGATGCCACCGCCGGCTACTGGAACCCAGCCGGCCTGCTCGACCAGAAAGCCAAGTACGATGCCGTGCTCATGCACTCCGAGCTGTTTTCGGGCATCGTGAAAAACGACTACGGCGCCTTCTCCATGCCCCTCGACGACAAAAGCGCCATCGGCGTGAGCGTCGTGCGTCTGGGCGTCGACGACATTGCCGACACCCGGGACCTGATCAACGAGTACGGCTACATCCAGTACGACCGGATCCGGTACTTCTCGGTGGCCGACTACGCCCTGATGCTGTCGTATGCGCGGCGCCTCGGCAACATTGAGGGCCTGAAAGTGGGGGCCAACGCCAAGGTCATCTACCGCAACATCGGCGAGTTTGCCAACGCCTGGGGCTTCGGCATCGACGCGGGCGTGCAGTACGACAAAGGCAACTGGCGCCTCGGCCTTATGGCCCGCGACATCACCACCACCGTCAACGCCTGGTCCATCAACTCCGACAAGCTGCGCCCCATTGCCGGCGACTCTACCGGCAGCAGCGTGCCCAAGGGCAGTACCGAAGTCACGCTGCCCCGCTTTGTGCTGGGCGTAGGCCGCTTGGTGAAGCTGCCCGGCGAATTCACAGCCCTGGCTGCCGTGGATCTGGACCTGACCACCGACGGGCAGCGCAACACGCTGGTATCGGGCAAGCTGGTGAGCATCGATCCGCGCGCCGGCCTGGAAATCGGCTACAAAAACCTGGTATTCCTGCGCGGTGGCGTGAGCAACGTGCAGAAGATCCAGGCCTTCTCGGGCTCCGAGGAGTGGAAGGTGCAGCCCAGCCTGGGCGTAGGCGTGGCCCTGAGCGGCCTGCGGCTGGATGTGGCCCTGTCGCAGCTGGCCATTGAGAAGCTGGCCGGCCGCACCCAAACCAACAACATTATTGTTTCGCTGGGTTACGGCATCAAATAAGACTGCCAGTGGAACCTATTGCCGCGCCAAGCGAGTTGGCGCGGCACTTCTCTCTCACTACGTTTCTACGTTACTATATGACACAACCTTACCGACTTCGCTATCTGCTGAGCTGGTGTCTGGTGTTGCTAGGCCTGCTGACTGCCGGCTCCGCCTCCGCCCAGACGCTCTACGGCAACGAGTGGATTGTGCCCAGCCAGCAGTACTATAAGATCAAGATTCTCAAAGACGGCCTCTACCGCCTCGACCAGCAGTACTTGGCGCAGGCGGGCATCAGCGGCGTAAACCCGCAGCGGGTGCAGCTCTGGCGGCGCGGCCGCGAGGTGGCCATCTTCGGCGGCGGCAACCAAACCACACTCGACGCCACCACCTATTTCGAGTTCTACGGCCAGCGCAACGACGGCAAGCTCGATCAGGCTATTTATAAAGGTGGCGCCGCCACCCAACCCAATCAATTTTATAGCCTCTATACCGACACCGCCGCTTATTTTCTTACTTGGTCGGCGACAAGTAATGGTAAGCGGATGGCACAGCCAGCGGTGCCTGCCACTGTTACGCCCCATCCACATCGTATCAGTCGCGAGCTAGAACAATTTACATATGCTAATGCCTATGTAGATGATGAATCCAACGTTTACTTCCCTTGGGGCGAGGCCGGTGAAGGCTTTCTATCACTTGCCTTTGGTGGCAATAGTAATAACCCTACTGCTGGAGCACTTACCGATTCGCTTTGGAGCCGTAGTAGCAGTGGCCCATCCCCAGCAGTAGAGGTGATGATGGTGGGCGGCTGGAACGGACAGCGTTCAGTTGACATTTCGGTTTCCTTACCGGGTTCTACAGCAAAGCGTCTATTGGGACGTGTGGTACTCAATAATTATAATAAACAGCTAGTAAAATTACCTCTACAGCGAAGTGATATTGATGCAGCAGGCCGAATAGATTTGTTCTTTAACGTAACAGGCAACCCACCAGCGGCTAATAGCAACCGATTTAGAGTAGCTTATGCGCATTATAGCTACGCCCAGAACAGTCGTTGGTTTGCTGGGCGCAAGCATGTAGCCTTTCATAATGATTCTACCTTGGCTGGGCCGGCTTATTATGCACTGGATTCTATTCCGGCTACAGTCGTTGGCTTTGATATCACGGACCCTTACAATGTGCAGCGGATTGCCGGAGCTACCTTAGGGGGCCAGCGCAAAGGTTACGTGTTTCCTGACGCCTCTAGCCGCACACGTAACCTTTTGCTCGCTGATGAGGCCGTAGCATCTGTGCCCCGCCCCGCTATGCGTGTGCGCTTCCGTACGCTGAATGCTGCTGCCAGCAACTTTCTTATCATTAGTCATCCGTTACTAATGCGGCCAGTTGGTGGTGTTGATGCAGTGCGTGCTTATGCTACTTACCGTGCTTCTACAACTGGCGGCCGCTACGATACGGTTGTAGTTACTTCGCAGCAGCTTTATGACCAGTTCCATTATGGAGAAAAGTCAGTAGGAGCCATGCGTAATTATGTGCGCTGGGAACTAGCTAATTCTCCAACTGCGCAGACCAACTATCTACTGCTACTCGGCAAAGGGCTGATAGTTGGGGAATACCGGCGTGACCGGCTTGCACCAGCTCTTGACTTAGTACCTGCTACAACTCGCAGCGGATCCGACAACTTTCTTTCGGCCGACTGGGAAAACAACAGCTACATTGCTCGGATGCCCACCGGTAGGCTCTCGGCAACCAACCCAACAGATATTATAAACTATCTGAACAAGCTTAAGGCACACGAAGCGCTGGGTGCTGAACCTTGGCGCAAAAATATTGTGCACATGGTAGGTGGGCAGAAAACAGAGGAGTACCCTATTTTCGAAGGGTACATGGAAAAATATCGCCAACTGGCAGCTAAGCCTCTATTTGGTGGTACCGTGCTGAAAACATACAGACGCTCCGATGCTGGTGCTGCTAGCCCCTTCCCGGTAAGTATTACGATTGCACCGGAGGTGAATGCTGGCGTGTCGTTGGTAACCTATTTTGGGCATGGCTCCACTTCCGCTTATGACCTGAATTTTGGGGATCCCAGCGACGCGGGAAAAGGGTACAACAATCCAGGCAAGTACCCGGTATTTCTGCTGAACGGCTGCGCGGCCAACGCCGTGGATCGGAATGTAATAGGAAAGACAGTTTCTGAGAACTGGATTTTCTCTGAAAACAAAGGTGCCGTAGGATTTATGGCCGCTTCAGATGAGGCATTTGCCTTTGATTTGGATCTGTTTACCACCAATTTTTATAAAGTAGCCTTCAACGAGCCGGCTTGGTACGGTAAGCCTATAACTGTGCTACAGGCAGAGGCATCCCGGCGCATGCTAGCCCAATCTGGTGGTGGTGCTTCAGCTTTGGCTTTGTCATTTATCAATGTGTGGCTCGGTGATCCGGCCTTGCGCTTCTACGCTCCCGACAAGCCCGACTTCATTGCCAACCAGCCCGGCGACGTGCAGATCCAGCCCATCGGGGCCGGGCCACTGCAGGCGTCGGCTACTAGCTTGAAGGTGGTGGTGAACGTGAAGAACCCCGGCAAAATCACGACGGATCCGCTGGACGTGCGCATCACGCGGCGTTACCCCACCACCAGCGCCGGCACCCGCGCCCCCGACGTGTATACTTTTACTGTACGTCAGGCCTGGCGCGATACTACGTACGCATTCGTGCTGCCCAACGCCGGCAACGTGTTCGGCGAAAACTGCTTCCAGGTAGAGCTGGATTACCAGCAGCGCATTGCGGAACTGTCGGAAACCAACAACAGCGGCCAGGCCTGCTTCAACTTCCTGCAGGGCGGCGTCACGACGCTCTGGCCGCCGGAATTTGCCATTGTGCCCGCTGCCGGCCTGCGCCTGGTAGGCCAGACCAATGACCCCCGCGGCACCTCGCGGTCCTATGAAATGGAGCTCGATACCGTGCCCACGTTCAACAGCGGCCTCAAGCAGACCCGCACCGTCACGACCACGCTGGTGCCCGATTGGCGCCCCACGCTGCCCACCCTTGCGGGCCGCGACAGTGTGGTATGGTACTGGCGCCTGCGCTTCCAGACGCCCGACCCTACGCTCAACGAAAATCCGGAGTGGGCCACCAGCTCGTTCCGTGTGATTCCAGGCACCCCGGGCGGGTGGTCGCAGAGTCACCACGGCCAGTTCAAGCGCAATCAGCTTGGTCGCGTGATGGTAGCCGCGCCTTCCGGCCGCTGGGATTTCGCCGAAATCAACCAAGCCATAACAATGGTGACGCGCGGTGGCGGCACCGGTGCCGGAGCTACATTCAACGAAATAACCGACGGCATTACGGCAGCTACCTCTCCGTTTACTGGTAACTGCGCGGTGTCACGACCCAATATCATGGTGGCCGTGTTCAACGGCCGCACGCTGCGGCCCGTGCGCAATGTGGGGGGCGGCCTCTACGACTCCTGCGGACAAGGTGATTTGCGCTTCTACCATTTTGCTGCACAAGGAGGTGCCGGCGGTACCGACAACATCAATACACCCGCCCGGCAGGCGCAGCTGCAGGCGCTGCTCACCAACGTGCAACCCGGCGACTACATAGCCCTGCTGTCGATGAACAAGGTGAACTTCTCCGCCTTCCCGGCTTCGCTGAAAACGGTGCTGGCTGGCTTGGGTGCCACGCGCATCAACAGCTTGCAGGATGGCGACCCGTACGCGCTGCTGGTGCAGAAAGGCCCCAACGCCCGCCCGGCCCAGGAAGTAACCGCCGACCCTACCAGCTCAACACCGCGCAGCAGCCAGGTGGTAACGCTGAACGGCCAAATCGGAACCCGCGTGGGCAGCGGCACGGTGTCGTCTACCCGCATAGGGCCCGCCCGGCAGTGGGAAACGCTCTACCACACCGTGCGCCTGCCCGACGCCTCCGACAGCTACACGCTGCAGCTGGTGGGAATCAATGCCCAGGACGTGGAGAGCGTGCTCAACGCTAACGTCATGAGCCGTAGCCTGTCGCTGGCGGGCATCTCGGCGCAGCAGTACCCGTACTTGAAGCTGGTGCTGACCCTGCGCGACACTGTGAATCGCACGGCGCCGCAGCTGGAGCAGTGGCTGGTAACCTACCAGGGCGTACCCGAAGGCATCGTGCGCCGCGACCTGGCCACGCCCGCCACGGCCTACGACGCCGCCACTCTGGCCCGGCAGGCTGCCGCAACCGGCAGCGTAACGGTGCCGGTAGTGTTTGAAAACGTATCGTCCATCAATTTCAGCGGAGCGTTGAAGGCGCGTATCACGCTCAGCAACGGCGGGGCCACCCGCACGACGCTGGTAGATGTGCCCGGTGGGCCGCTGGCAGCCAACTCGCAAGTGAGCTTCAACGCCAGCGTGAACGTGGTGGGCCTCGATGGCTCCATCAGCGGCAACGTGGTGGTGAACCCGCGGCCAGCCACGGCGGCCGAGCCACAGGCCCTGCCC
Proteins encoded in this region:
- a CDS encoding PspC domain-containing protein, which produces MKKNISINLQGMIFHIEEDGYEVLSRYLAEVKAHFSGYRGHEEIVADIEGRIAELFAARLSGLKQVITLDDVEAMTAKMGRVSDFQSADDAEEEEELLAEAVASGSAQGTYADGTAGAGRRAKSGPETADTAQAAPRQMYRDMAHRKVAGVAAGLAHYFGTNPLWIRIALLVLLLAVPAAFDDTPLNQFGERVAGITVLAYIILWVVLPKRYDTTDPDTDPAFKKLYRDTDNGKVGGVSAGLAAYLRVDVVVVRIAFLLLLIAGSLGFWLYIILWILLPEAKTASDKLRMRGDAVTLSALDENLRNNPYAAGSETSPVNNRPVGTFLEDSFSNVRPVINGIGSLIRVVAGGIMALTGFAILLSVVIALGIGLGLISSSDNLDFGPLQPFLLFNDISVWAVLSFFLLTAIPALALMLSGLGLLLRRSVLSRTASLTLLGLWLLGIVGSSVAGIRVGREFQREEEITQTTTLDRLSSPRLVLERRQLNNDKWVDLDLVGIDSAQAPRLERIIAAKGATDSLARRTAATSTSHNVRVLNDSTLSVDDHFTYQPNARFRDQQMRLRLLMPRGRTFRMSETFADWLDSDNYVNGREPQRPENEVFRMQGNKVECLSCSADDLREQDASNSDDEDYNDGRDDSDVKLSFDRVRSINADEDAYGSGRESFNETDFNEVNIVGGYRAIIRQGSTYTVRAAGDDRTLRDLKVTRDGRELTISPRNRDLFDSRSGDQDQVLLIIELPELNNLSLVGGTHAEVSGFNSGDLRVTQAGGSKLRLTGTLQQLQLELAGGCQAALQGSADELKVDGAGACEVAAAEFTARRADIDAVGATKVRLHVTDELRAEAIGASLIEYSGKPTTIRREALGAASVRSVE
- a CDS encoding PadR family transcriptional regulator; its protein translation is MKVENTQVQMRKGILEFCILEIIARGEVYASDMLEELTAARMIVVEGTLYPLLTRLKNAGLLDYTWKESTSGPPRKYYTLTPDGQEFLHQLRLTWEEVQDSIRIIRQKPHAPAAATPAPLTVAPPDAPSPPDALL
- a CDS encoding PorV/PorQ family protein, giving the protein MSHIFRIAPVVLGVGGLLALSSQRAVAQDTTPKYSNEFLNIGVGGRALGMGKVQVSLANDATAGYWNPAGLLDQKAKYDAVLMHSELFSGIVKNDYGAFSMPLDDKSAIGVSVVRLGVDDIADTRDLINEYGYIQYDRIRYFSVADYALMLSYARRLGNIEGLKVGANAKVIYRNIGEFANAWGFGIDAGVQYDKGNWRLGLMARDITTTVNAWSINSDKLRPIAGDSTGSSVPKGSTEVTLPRFVLGVGRLVKLPGEFTALAAVDLDLTTDGQRNTLVSGKLVSIDPRAGLEIGYKNLVFLRGGVSNVQKIQAFSGSEEWKVQPSLGVGVALSGLRLDVALSQLAIEKLAGRTQTNNIIVSLGYGIK
- a CDS encoding C25 family cysteine peptidase, coding for MRVRFRTLNAAASNFLIISHPLLMRPVGGVDAVRAYATYRASTTGGRYDTVVVTSQQLYDQFHYGEKSVGAMRNYVRWELANSPTAQTNYLLLLGKGLIVGEYRRDRLAPALDLVPATTRSGSDNFLSADWENNSYIARMPTGRLSATNPTDIINYLNKLKAHEALGAEPWRKNIVHMVGGQKTEEYPIFEGYMEKYRQLAAKPLFGGTVLKTYRRSDAGAASPFPVSITIAPEVNAGVSLVTYFGHGSTSAYDLNFGDPSDAGKGYNNPGKYPVFLLNGCAANAVDRNVIGKTVSENWIFSENKGAVGFMAASDEAFAFDLDLFTTNFYKVAFNEPAWYGKPITVLQAEASRRMLAQSGGGASALALSFINVWLGDPALRFYAPDKPDFIANQPGDVQIQPIGAGPLQASATSLKVVVNVKNPGKITTDPLDVRITRRYPTTSAGTRAPDVYTFTVRQAWRDTTYAFVLPNAGNVFGENCFQVELDYQQRIAELSETNNSGQACFNFLQGGVTTLWPPEFAIVPAAGLRLVGQTNDPRGTSRSYEMELDTVPTFNSGLKQTRTVTTTLVPDWRPTLPTLAGRDSVVWYWRLRFQTPDPTLNENPEWATSSFRVIPGTPGGWSQSHHGQFKRNQLGRVMVAAPSGRWDFAEINQAITMVTRGGGTGAGATFNEITDGITAATSPFTGNCAVSRPNIMVAVFNGRTLRPVRNVGGGLYDSCGQGDLRFYHFAAQGGAGGTDNINTPARQAQLQALLTNVQPGDYIALLSMNKVNFSAFPASLKTVLAGLGATRINSLQDGDPYALLVQKGPNARPAQEVTADPTSSTPRSSQVVTLNGQIGTRVGSGTVSSTRIGPARQWETLYHTVRLPDASDSYTLQLVGINAQDVESVLNANVMSRSLSLAGISAQQYPYLKLVLTLRDTVNRTAPQLEQWLVTYQGVPEGIVRRDLATPATAYDAATLARQAAATGSVTVPVVFENVSSINFSGALKARITLSNGGATRTTLVDVPGGPLAANSQVSFNASVNVVGLDGSISGNVVVNPRPATAAEPQALPELYFFNNELLLPAFQVDDRNTPPVLDVAFDGRRILNGEIVSPTPIIRVQLKDDDRLRRIKDVNNFDVLLTAPGQTTATRLNLNGSNVIFESDSTRGLAVLTLDIGKTQALADGIYTLEVQGRDATNKPAGSEPYRVTFEVVNASTITNVFPYPNPVTSKAQFVFTLTGAELPRDMKIQILTLTGRVVKEIMMEDITAKGPLRIGNNITGYAWDGTDTYGDRLANGTYLYRVILDDPTSKFSRRATSAEADRRAFKNDWGKIVLIR